The Dreissena polymorpha isolate Duluth1 chromosome 4, UMN_Dpol_1.0, whole genome shotgun sequence region TATAGTAGATTGTCCCGAGTAGAACCCAAGTGTTAACTCTGTAACCAAATGTATGTGCATCCGAATATCACTTTTTACTGTGTTGGCCATTATATAACGATTAACGTATAAAATATAACATCCGAGCGCCATGACCATAAGTAAAAACATATCAATGAAGCCTTCTACTAATGTATTTAATCTGATTCTCAAAAACATTTCAAACTATTTGGTCGAAGCGTACAAACTCAGAGGCGAAATTTTAAATAGTCTAGCTGTTGTATACTTATATGCTAACAaacattattgtatttaataGTCATACATATATTGTGTTGTGATTGTGTTATTTGCTgatcttttatttgtattattgttgaATCCCTGTCTTTGCTATATTTCTTTCGTATATACGTActtggccaaaggcagaatgTCAGATTGCCAATTAACGTTGACACTTTGAAACTATACACAAACACCTCACACGTAAAAGATTTTTTAACTTAACTATTTAAGTGGGAATGTTTTTTATTCTTATCTCTACGTTCGACTGGTACCATAATTACTGTCAAGCTATTAACCGCAGTAGACAAATACTGGTATTGGTACATGTAATAGGAACATACAAATAAATGTGTCATTTTTcttattaaattttttatttatttttatggtgTAATCATCGATGCTGATCGTAAATGATACATGGTTCAATCTTGGtagtatgaaatataataaatgtaagtAAGACAAAGATGTCTGTCTTGTATTTGGTCTCATCGCTTAAAACTTAATCAAATAGAGTGGCAATAAAGGAATTCATCACTTAATTTCTTATATTAgttttattttgctttgtttttaaatttcaggAAAGTTATGCCTTTAATGTCATTACCAATGACAGTCACACAAAACTGTTATTAGAAAATCTGTGTTTCCCCTTCTCCAGAACATCTGAGATAAAGGTAGTCTTTCTCTCAGTTATATCGGGTTAACATTTATTCAAGATATTGTTTTTCAAAGACGCATTATTACTTAGAACACAATTTTGGTTTATTTCGTAAGATGTCGAAAAATACTCCACAGATGAAACTACTAGGAAGATGGTAGCGGATTTGAAGAAAACAACAGCAAAAGAGGCAGTAGCTCAAATTCAAGTAGTTAGTGTATTATTAACAAAGTCCATGCCAGCAGTATTAAACTGATTATCGTTTGCATcaattttgttaaacattttgtaaACACTATAACGGTTTTTAATGTGATATCTGGCAATTAAAACGgtagataaaactatttttattcatataaatgACCTCAACTTACAGTGCTTGAAAGTATACTGCAATgtgtatacatatttaatgatCGCCATGCTGATATGCATGATATCATTGTATATTGCAGCATTTTCTGAAGCATATGCAGAAATCGCGTAAGGATTATTGCAAGGACATCAAGACGTTTAAGAAGTTAAGCCCGTTTATGGACAGATGTACTGAACTGAGCTGGTTCATGATCAATCAAACTCCACCCATCTGTCTGGATGAAACAATACGGCAACCTGGGGACGATTTCGACAGGGATGCTTATCGGTTCTACAAACACCACGGAACGAAGCTGGACTATATAGTGTGGCCTGCGCTTTATATGGCCTCGAAAGAGGGCTATATTTTCGTACAGGGAATAGCTCAGGCGAAGCAAGAGGGCGTTGCTTTGCGCATCGCATCATCATTGTCACAGTCGTCTTCCAAACATTCAATGTATTAATAACAGCAAAtgaaaaaagttaattttttatgCCTTGAATATGtccgaaaatcatgtttaggaCATCCTTACAACACAATATGACACAATACAGATACTGGACGGAATcaaattaatgaataaaataaacacgCTTATATGTTATTGTCTCTAGTTCACTTGCATTGAGCAACTCCTTTCATTAAAATTGGTCCTCCGATATGAAGAAGCATTGTTGGCCACACAACGAACTCCATTATGGTCCCCGATTTCGTGTACGATCTGTATCGATCGAAGTCAAATTTTGAAGGTGTTTTGACCACATCAATTACAACTGCAGGGTCTTGGACGCTCATCAGCCAAGACAATTTTACGCAGCTTCTCGTATACGCCTCCACTTTAGGTGTTTTACCGAATTTTAAATTCTTTTCCTTTACATACAGCtgaaataaaagtttattttatgaTTCTATTAAATAAGAAAAGAAAATCAGATTAGAGCCGCCGATATTTTTCTATCATAACGAAGTAAGTCTATGTATAAATTAGTATAGTATCATGATGAAAGAAACGTTAATTTTTAAAGCCCGTTCAATTTATTacaccaaacacaatttaaagaGAAATACAGTAACGTGTTATTTTTAAATACCGAGAAGACTTCATCCGCTAATGACGGTGCATAGCTCTTTCTTAGTTCTTTCAGCAAATGAAGCTTTTGGTATTGATTCTGGAGTTCAATATTAAACGCATACATTTATCTTAACAGTTACATTAGGCACAACAAGACACTATTGAACACGCTTCGGTGTTTGACTTGTTTaacattttcgtttaaaagatttTAGTATGAAATTACAAGTTATATGAAATGAGAAGCTAATGAAGAACCATATACTTTAAACTAAGAATAAAGCATGTTATCGAATGGAAATTATTAATACGATTTCTTGAACAAGCTCAGTTTAATCGCGATGTCAAATAAAGATGGCAATGTAACCGCTTTATGAATAACTGTATTGAAAAAGTAGTTAAACATTGTAAGCACGTATACACGAAGATAAATTTATTACCGTTGTCGATGTTTTCTCTTGTAATTTAGAAGCAGATTTCTGTAAATTCGCAATATATTGTTCGGCCAATAGCCCGCAGAACTTTAGCGTATCCTGGAAAGGCAatattgttttgtcatttaaaataaCACCATTAAGTATTTTACAAGTTCTTTTTAAGGCAAATGTTTCTCACCTGAAGTATCTTGAGCAAATCCGAAATAATGTTAAGCTCTTTTGAACCTTGCTTTTCTAACTCTTCAAACGCGTCTGTCCATTCGTTGTCGTACATTTCTGAATATATCTCGGCCAGTTTTGTAGGTCGAATCTCGTCGCTAAGATCCGTGATATTTGGGTTGTTGTttgtataaaattaaataaatcgtacaaacacgtcactgtttattaaaatgtcttaggtactaaacatgtttcggccataaCCTTCATCAGTAGtgcattaatataaacaaatacaaaggaagtgacttcaacgtcatacaataacgtaacgtcgtttgtcggaaaaatatatagtacataatattaaataatacataatacaaagatggatcagtgatgatacaacagtctattagtaataatataatttttagaaaaacaaagtaatagacaaacatcaaatgtatatgtaaattatgtttatgttctatatgtcatacagcagtttattatttagaccgttaggaatcatagtttttaatttatgtatccaatgtttttttacataagcggtctagattgttttgaacaacatcaataggtacaaaggagaaatctgataaagtgcaatcattgtcagtggatccaaaatgtgtagcaacatgtgaaataggatttattgaacaatatttgaTATCAAATCTATGACTATTCATTCTGCGGGAAACATTCTGATTAATTTGTCCAacg contains the following coding sequences:
- the LOC127877844 gene encoding uncharacterized protein LOC127877844 isoform X1 → MVADLKKTTAKEAVAQIQVHFLKHMQKSRKDYCKDIKTFKKLSPFMDRCTELSWFMINQTPPICLDETIRQPGDDFDRDAYRFYKHHGTKLDYIVWPALYMASKEGYIFVQGIAQAKQEGVALRIASSLSQSSSKHSMY
- the LOC127877844 gene encoding uncharacterized protein LOC127877844 isoform X2, translated to MVADLKKTTAKEAVAQIQHFLKHMQKSRKDYCKDIKTFKKLSPFMDRCTELSWFMINQTPPICLDETIRQPGDDFDRDAYRFYKHHGTKLDYIVWPALYMASKEGYIFVQGIAQAKQEGVALRIASSLSQSSSKHSMY